In one Candidatus Woesearchaeota archaeon B3_Woes genomic region, the following are encoded:
- a CDS encoding 50S ribosomal protein L1: MDYLFRDDRRVQMEKNDFIKALKKSKDNSPKRKFKQSYDLIINLRNLDLKKTENQIDNFIQLHYDRGKKVKICALIGSELKATAKEECDMAIELIDFDKYAKNKKLTKKLAQDYDFFIAQANIMPKVAAAFGKILGTKGKMPNPKAGCIVPPNANLKAVVAKLQNSVRVRVNISPLFQCRIGKEDTPEEHLIDNAFVIYNSMIHSLPGEKNNIRSVYLKLTMGPSIKIGTETVEEAPKEKKKEAKVEDKKQKD; this comes from the coding sequence GTGGACTATCTGTTTAGGGATGATAGGAGGGTACAAATGGAAAAGAATGATTTTATCAAAGCATTAAAAAAATCAAAAGACAATTCTCCTAAAAGAAAATTCAAACAAAGTTATGATTTAATTATAAACTTAAGAAATCTGGATCTTAAAAAAACAGAAAATCAAATAGATAATTTTATACAGTTACATTATGATAGGGGCAAAAAGGTAAAAATATGCGCTCTAATTGGATCAGAACTAAAAGCAACAGCCAAAGAAGAGTGTGATATGGCTATTGAGCTTATAGATTTCGATAAATATGCAAAAAACAAAAAATTAACTAAAAAACTAGCTCAAGATTATGATTTCTTTATTGCTCAGGCAAACATTATGCCAAAAGTAGCAGCAGCATTTGGTAAGATATTAGGTACAAAAGGAAAAATGCCTAATCCAAAAGCAGGGTGTATTGTGCCTCCAAATGCAAATCTAAAAGCAGTAGTTGCAAAGCTGCAAAATTCAGTCAGAGTACGTGTAAATATTTCTCCTTTATTCCAATGTAGAATTGGTAAAGAGGATACTCCAGAAGAACATCTTATAGATAATGCTTTTGTAATATACAATTCAATGATTCATTCCCTACCAGGAGAAAAAAATAACATTAGAAGTGTTTATTTAAAATTAACAATGGGCCCTTCTATTAAAATTGGTACAGAAACAGTAGAAGAAGCTCCTAAAGAAAAGAAAAAAGAAGCAAAGGTAGAAGACAAAAAACAAAAAGATTAA
- the rplJ gene encoding 50S ribosomal protein L10 — protein MKMAHVADYKKKVVDGFVKLIKEYPIVGAIDVEGMPTAQLQKMRETLRENDVVLLMSKRRIMKIALEKAKEEKKGIEELEKNLQGMPALIFSKVDSFKLYKLLKQSKSEAPAKPGQIAPKDIVVNAGKTNFLPGPIISELSGVGIKSGVEDGKVAIKEDCVVCKEGETINAQLAGLLTRLNIKPMEIGLNLVASFEKGVIFKRDVLDIDEEKFLSDITKAASESFNLSVEAGYITKENVDVIINNVFYSCKALAEESKFMADVVVEDMLAQAEQGAKSLQAEAKVEVTQAKEEPKAEEKPSAVEKPKEEKPPEEVETPAEKKEEELLEKEKEIIEEEKKLEEPKDEEKPAVEKEVEEAVKEEEEKKLEKERIDTEKEIEKVEKEKEPTTDEKIAKMVQSQQKHASGEDKKESAEALIEEVESKVDKEKKEIEEVENIVDQLKKGKSIKPQEDDKVPSAAELAAKKQKESQD, from the coding sequence ATTAAAATGGCTCACGTAGCAGACTATAAGAAAAAAGTTGTAGATGGTTTTGTTAAACTAATCAAAGAATATCCTATAGTCGGTGCTATAGATGTGGAAGGTATGCCAACTGCTCAGCTTCAAAAGATGAGGGAAACACTAAGAGAAAACGATGTTGTCTTATTAATGTCAAAAAGAAGGATTATGAAAATAGCTTTGGAAAAAGCCAAAGAAGAAAAAAAAGGTATTGAAGAGTTAGAAAAAAATTTACAAGGAATGCCTGCTTTAATATTTTCAAAAGTAGATTCTTTCAAACTATATAAATTATTAAAACAAAGCAAGAGCGAAGCTCCTGCAAAACCAGGCCAAATAGCTCCAAAAGATATTGTAGTTAATGCTGGCAAAACCAACTTCTTACCTGGTCCAATCATTAGTGAATTAAGTGGTGTTGGAATTAAATCAGGAGTTGAAGACGGAAAAGTGGCTATAAAAGAAGATTGTGTTGTATGTAAAGAAGGCGAAACAATAAACGCACAACTTGCAGGACTTTTAACAAGATTAAACATTAAACCAATGGAAATTGGGTTAAACTTAGTAGCATCTTTTGAAAAAGGGGTTATCTTCAAGAGAGATGTTTTAGATATTGATGAAGAAAAATTCTTATCAGATATAACAAAAGCAGCATCAGAATCATTTAACTTAAGTGTTGAAGCAGGTTATATAACAAAAGAGAATGTTGATGTAATCATAAACAATGTTTTCTATAGTTGTAAAGCGCTTGCAGAAGAAAGCAAGTTTATGGCAGATGTTGTTGTAGAAGATATGTTGGCACAAGCAGAGCAAGGTGCAAAATCACTACAAGCAGAAGCAAAAGTAGAAGTTACTCAAGCCAAAGAAGAACCAAAAGCAGAAGAGAAACCCTCTGCTGTTGAAAAACCTAAAGAGGAAAAACCTCCTGAAGAAGTAGAAACACCAGCAGAGAAAAAGGAAGAAGAGCTTTTAGAAAAAGAAAAAGAGATTATTGAAGAAGAGAAAAAGCTTGAAGAACCTAAAGATGAAGAAAAGCCTGCTGTTGAAAAAGAAGTTGAAGAAGCTGTAAAAGAGGAAGAGGAGAAAAAACTTGAAAAAGAAAGAATTGATACTGAAAAAGAAATCGAGAAAGTAGAGAAAGAAAAAGAACCAACAACAGACGAAAAAATAGCAAAGATGGTTCAATCACAACAAAAACATGCTTCTGGTGAAGATAAAAAAGAAAGTGCAGAAGCACTTATTGAAGAAGTAGAATCCAAAGTCGATAAAGAGAAAAAAGAAATAGAAGAAGTTGAAAATATTGTAGATCAATTAAAAAAAGGTAAGTCTATAAAACCACAAGAAGATGATAAAGTTCCTAGTGCTGCTGAACTAGCAGCTAAAAAACAAAAAGAATCTCAAGATTGA
- a CDS encoding 50S ribosomal protein P1, which produces MEYIYAAMLLHKAGQKIEEASVKKVLESAGVKPDEARVKALVAALDGVNIDEAIKKAAVPVAAASAPAEGGDKKAEQSAEKKEKAKKEEEASSEQAAAGLGALFG; this is translated from the coding sequence ATGGAATATATATATGCAGCAATGTTGCTTCATAAAGCAGGTCAAAAAATCGAGGAAGCTTCTGTTAAAAAAGTATTAGAATCAGCAGGAGTTAAGCCTGATGAAGCTAGAGTAAAAGCTTTAGTAGCTGCTTTAGACGGAGTTAATATTGATGAAGCCATAAAAAAGGCTGCTGTACCTGTTGCTGCTGCATCTGCTCCTGCAGAAGGAGGAGACAAAAAAGCAGAACAAAGTGCAGAAAAGAAAGAAAAAGCTAAGAAAGAAGAAGAAGCATCATCTGAGCAGGCAGCTGCTGGTTTGGGTGCATTATTCGGATAA